Proteins from a genomic interval of Medicago truncatula cultivar Jemalong A17 chromosome 3, MtrunA17r5.0-ANR, whole genome shotgun sequence:
- the LOC25490164 gene encoding allene oxide synthase: MASSSLTSSISYTFLQPEFPFKRTIKHHNRCSISKCPFTPISATPLKASVSNPDTTSSPIPITPIETTTTTTASGTDTTSSLVSPEPPKKLPMRRIPGDYGLPFVGPIKDRLEYFYNEGGRDKYFRSKMHKYKSTIFRANMPPGPFISSNPNVIVLLDGKSFPVLFDNSKVEKRDLFTGTFMPSTELTGGYRILSYLDPTEPKHDQLKRLLFFLLKSRSSHFIPEFHSSYTNLFNTLEKELAKTGNAIFADANDQAAFNYLAKAFFGTNPTETNLKSDGPKIVTKWTLMQLSPILTLGLPKWIEEPALHTFRLPPFLVKKDYQKLYDFFYESSTGPVLDEAVRLGVSKEEAVHNLLFATCFNSFGGMKIFFPNLLKWIGRGGVNLHRKLAEEIRSVVKSNGGRVTMAGMENMPLMKSVVYEAFRIEPPVPLQYGKAKHDFVIENHENAFQVKEGEMLFGFQPFATKDPKIFDSADEFVGDRFMGEEGEKLLEHVFWSNGRETEQPTAGNKQCPGKDFVVLFSRLLVVELFLRYDTFGIQVGKSPIGSAVTFTSLKKAKF; this comes from the coding sequence TCCTTTCACTCCAATTTCAGCGACTCCATTGAAAGCATCAGTGTCCAACCCAGATACGACATCCTCCCCAATTCCAATTACTCcaatagaaacaacaacaacaacaacagcgtCCGGCACAGACACAACATCGTCATTAGTTTCACCCGAACCACCCAAAAAACTTCCAATGCGAAGAATCCCTGGAGATTACGGCCTCCCATTCGTAGGTCCTATCAAAGACCGTCTTGAATATTTCTACAACGAAGGCGGCCGCGACAAATATTTCAGAAGCAAAATGCACAAATACAAATCAACCATTTTTCGCGCTAATATGCCACCAGGCCCATTCATTTCCTCTAACCCAAACGTCATTGTTTTACTTGACGGAAAATCATTCCCTGTTCTCTTCGACAATTCCAAAGTTGAAAAACGTGACCTCTTCACCGGAACTTTCATGCCGTCAACAGAACTCACTGGTGGTTACCGTATCCTCTCTTACCTTGATCCAACCGAACCAAAACACGACCAACTCAAACGCCTTCTTTTCTTCCTCCTCAAGTCACGTAGTAGCCACTTTATCCCTGAGTTTCACTCATCTTACACAAACCTCTTTAACACTCTAGAAAAAGAGCTTGCAAAAACAGGAAATGCAATTTTCGCCGATGCAAACGATCAAGCAGCTTTTAACTACCTTGCAAAAGCATTTTTCGGTACAAACCCTACCGAAACAAATCTCAAAAGCGATGGTCCAAAAATAGTAACAAAATGGACATTGATGCAGCTAAGTCCAATTCTTACGTTAGGTCTTCCTAAATGGATTGAGGAACCAGCCCTTCATACGTTCCGTCTTCCACCATTTTTGGTGAAGAAAGATTATCAAAAGCTTTATGATTTTTTCTATGAGTCATCAACTGGACCGGTTTTAGATGAAGCTGTTCGACTTGGAGTTTCGAAAGAAGAAGCGGTTCATAATCTTTTATTTGCCAcatgttttaattcatttggtgggatgaagattttttttcctaatttgTTGAAGTGGATTGGACGTGGTGGTGTTAATCTACACCGTAAATTAGCAGAAGAGATTCGATCTGTTGTTAAATCAAATGGCGGAAGAGTGACAATGGCGGGGATGGAAAATATGCCGTTGATGAAATCAGTGGTGTATGAAGCATTTAGAATTGAACCACCAGTACCGTTACAGTATGGAAAAGCgaaacatgattttgttattgagAATCATGAAAATGCGTTTCAAGTGAAAGAAGGTGAAATGTTGTTTGGGTTTCAACCTTTTGCGACAAAAGATCCAAAGATATTTGATAGTGCTGATGAGTTTGTTGGAGATAGGTTTATGGGTGAAGAGGGAGAGAAGTTGTTGGAGCATGTGTTTTGGTCTAATGGTCGTGAAACAGAACAACCTACGGCTGGTAATAAGCAATGTCCCGGAAAggattttgttgtgttgttttctaGACTTTTGGTGGTGGAACTGTTTCTTCGTTATGATACTTTTGGTATTCAAGTTGGAAAATCTCCTATAGGATCTGCTGTTACCTTTACCTCTCTCAAGAAAGCTAAATTTTAG
- the LOC11426825 gene encoding pentatricopeptide repeat-containing protein At5g66520 yields MKQTKQIHAHAIANNLTRFSYISSRILAFFAASPRGDFRYAETLFTHMPNPNIFDYNSIITSYTTNSQFDKSLSVFTKMLNMNIRPNSHTFTTLVKSCVTLSSLEQVFTLTMKSGNSSDVYFVSSVINVFSKHGAIHLARQVFDESSNRNVVCWTSLVSGYCSCGLVNEVRDVFDKMPQRNEASNSAMVSGYVRNSFFSEGVQLFRELKKKDKGRARVKFNGALLVSVLNACTVMGAFEEGKWIHSYVEENGLEYDLELGTALIDFYAKCGWVKDAEKVFDKMLVKDVATWSAMILGLAINGNNKMALELFEKMEKVGPKPNEVTFVGVLTACNHKSLFGESSRLFGIMSEKYNITPSIEHYGCIVDILARSGQVKKALIFINSMHIEPDGAIWGSLLNGCLMHGHYELGQKVGKYLIEFDPEHSGRYVLLANMYANMGKWEGVSEVRKLMKDRGVVIVYGWSFIEIDQTLHKFSADDKCCLYSGEIYEVLSHLGKKVEEFSGDKDAFFICNLNQIT; encoded by the coding sequence atgaaacaaacaaaacaaatccaCGCTCATGCTATTGCCAACAACCTCACTCGTTTCTCCTACATCTCCAGCAGAATCCTAGCATTCTTTGCTGCCTCACCGCGTGGCGATTTTCGCTATGCAGAAACTCTCTTCACACACATGCCCAATCCAAATATATTCGATTACAACTCTATAATCACTTCATACACAACAAACTCACAATTCGATAAATCACTCTCTGTTTTCACCAAAATGCTCAACATGAACATTCGCCCCAATTCTCACACCTTCACCACTCTTGTAAAATCATGCGTTACTCTTTCCTCTCTTGAACAAGTCTTCACTCTAACGATGAAGTCGGGGAATTCATCTGATGTGTATTTTGTGAGCTCTGTTATCAATGTGTTTTCAAAACACGGTGCCATACACCTTGCAcgtcaagtgtttgatgaaagtTCTAACAGAAATGTTGTTTGTTGGACGAGTCTCGTGAGTGGATATTGTAGTTGTGGTTTGGTTAATGAAGTGAGGGATGTGTTTGACAAAATGCCACAGAGAAATGAAGCGTCGAATAGTGCTATGGTTTCTGGGTATGTTAGGAACAGTTTTTTCAGTGAGGGAGTTCAACTATTCCGGGAGTTGAAGAAGAAGGACAAGGGTCGTGCACGTGTGAAGTTCAATGGGGCTCTTTTGGTGAGTGTTCTTAACGCGTGTACAGTGATGGGTGCTTTTGAAGAAGGGAAATGGATTCATTCTTATGTTGAGGAAAACGGTTTGGAATATGATCTTGAGCTTGGAACTGCACTGATTGATTTCTACGCGAAATGTGGATGGGTGAAGGATGCAGAGaaagtttttgataaaatgCTTGTTAAAGATGTTGCTACTTGGAGTGCTATGATTTTGGGTTTGGCTATTAATGGGAATAATAAAATGGCACTGGAACTGTTTGAAAAGATGGAGAAGGTTGGACCAAAACCTAATGAGGTTACTTTCGTTGGGGTTCTCACCGCTTGCaatcataaaagtttgtttgGGGAGTCATCACGGTTATTTGGAATTATGAGTGAAAAATATAACATCACACCATCTATTGAACACTATGGATGCATCGTTGATATTTTGGCTCGAAGCGGACAAGTGAAAAAggccttaatttttattaatagtaTGCATATTGAACCAGATGGAGCCATATGGGGGTCTTTGCTCAATGGATGTTTGATGCATGGTCATTATGAATTAGGACAGAAAGTTGGAAAGTATTTGATAGAGTTCGACCCTGAACATAGCGGTAGGTACGTCCTTTTGGCGAACATGTATGCCAATATGGGTAAGTGGGAAGGTGTTTCTGAGGTAAGAAAACTGATGAAAGATAGGGGAGTGGTGATCGTTTATGGTTGGAGTTTCATTGAAATTGATCAAACCTTACACAAGTTTTCTGCTGATGATAAATGTTGTTTGTATTCAGGAGAAATTTATGAAGTTTTAAGCCACCTAGGAAAGAAAGTTGAGGAATTTTCAGGAGACAAGGAtgctttttttatttgcaatttgaatcaaataactTGA
- the LOC11428172 gene encoding wall-associated receptor kinase-like 14: MIIEHPLLFLLLLSLIFLPIITCQVNYRECHQSCGSHKPFPYPFGFSSGCEIRLNCTVDGEIFIGEFPVQSVNSNSIIVNIESQCNRSFDTFHQLFSHKHAPTSGNVILLQNCTENLLPCSIPETLLPSQFESESDGCGGAGSGKLSCYFENTTSRFVNETKLERIGCKYFMSSISIEDLRKSSDSAISLEVATIELGWWIHGDQCLCSDHANCTKIVSPIDRKPGFRCQCDEEFVGDGFLAGTGCRKKASSTCNPAKYMSGRCGGTTRFIVLIGGFVFGVSLMITLASVCCYFRRRTKLRVTKSTKRRFTETTNNYSVPIYPYKDIEKATNSFSEKQRLGTGAYGTVYSGKLYNDEYVAIKRIKHRDNESIEQVMNEIKLISSVSHPNLVRLLGCSIEYGEQILVYEFMSNGTLNQHLQRETGNGLSWPVRLKIATETAQAISHLHSAIDPPIYHRDIKSSNILLDQNFGSKVADFGLSRLGITEISHASHVSTAPQGTPGYVDPQYHQDYHLSDKSDVYSFGVVLVEIITGLKVVDFSRPHNEVNLASLAVDRIRKGLLDDIIDPIIFLHSQATSEGWTLSSIHKVAELAFRCLAFHRDMRPCMTEVATELEQLRLNKWNSFEENNSIIASIDHLSSCSSSSSSESEKPLRSTTTLKDVGPKGKSHLKLETGPISFKSVERPNSSSPVSVQDPDPWFSEQSSPSNSFPSKSFDRGSVSYGQQSSL, encoded by the exons ATGATCATAGAACACCCACTTCTATTCCTTTTATTACTATCATTAATCTTTCTCCCTATAATCACATGTCAAGTTAATTACCGTGAGTGCCACCAATCATGTGGTTCACACAAACCCTTCCCTTACCCATTCGGATTCTCTTCCGGTTGCGAAATCCGCCTCAACTGCACCGTCGACGGCGAAATCTTCATCGGAGAATTTCCAGTCCAATCGGTAAACTCAAACAGTATAATAGTAAACATCGAATCACAATGTAATCGTTCATTTGATACGTTTCACCAACTCTTCAGTCACAAACACGCACCTACTTCGGGAAACGTGATTCTGTTACAGAACTGTACGGAAAATCTCTTGCCTTGTTCTATACCGGAGACTCTGCTTCCTAGTCAATTCGAATCTGAATCTGACGGTTGCGGCGGCGCCGGTAGCGGGAAATTGAGTTGTTACTTTGAAAATACTACGAGTCGTTTCGTGAATGAGACAAAATTGGAACGAATTGGATGCAAATACTTTATGTCATCGATATCAATTGAAGACTTGAGAAAGAGTTCGGATTCGGCGATTTCTTTGGAAGTAGCTACGATTGAGCTTGGATGGTGGATTCATGGAGATCAGTGTCTTTGTTCTGATCATGCTAATTGTACTAAAATTGTATCACCGATTGATCGAAAGCCTGGGTTTCGGTGTCAGTGTGATGAAGAGTTCGTCGGCGATGGTTTTTTGGCTGGAACTGGCTGCCGGAAAAAAG CCTCATCAACATGCAACCCAGCAAAGTACATGTCCGGAAGATGTGGAGGAACAACGAGATTCATCGTCTTAATTGGAG GTTTTGTTTTTGGCGTTTCACTCATGATTACTCTGGCTTCAGTATGTTGTTACTTTCGCCGTCGCACCAAATTGAGAGTCACAAAGAGCACAAAAAGACGCTTCACAGAAACTACTAACAATTACAGTGTTCCTATCTATCCCTACAAAGACATCGAAAAAGCCACAAATAGTTTTTCAGAGAAACAAAGGTTGGGAACAGGAGCATATGGTACAGTTTATTCTGGAAAACTTTacaatgatgaatatgttgccATCAAAAGAATAAAACACAGAGATAATGAGAGCATTGAACAAGTCATGAATGAGATCAAGCTCATTTCCTCTGTTAGTCACCCCAATTTAGTGCGTTTGTTGGGTTGTTCCATCGAATATGGAGAACAAATTTTAGTGTATGAGTTCATGTCAAACGGAACACTGAATCAACATTTGCAAAGAGAGACAGGAAATGGACTTTCATGGCCTGTTAGACTCAAAATTGcgacagaaacagcacaagccaTATCACATCTTCATTCAGCAATTGATCCACCTATATACCATAGAGATATAAAATCAAGTAACATACTTTTGGACCAAAATTTTGGATCCAAAGTAGCAGATTTTGGGCTTTCTAGACTTGGAATAACTGAAATATCTCACGCTTCCCACGTTTCAACTGCTCCTCAAGGAACACCGGGCTACGTTGACCCACAATACCATCAAGACTATCACCTTTCTGATAAAAGCGATGTATATAGCTTTGGTGTGGTTCTTGTTGAGATCATAACAGGACTAAAAGTAGTGGACTTTTCTCGTCCTCATAATGAAGTGAATTTGGCTTCTCTTGCTGTTGACAGGATCAGAAAAGGGCTTTTAGATGATATTATAGACCCAATCATATTTCTTCATTCCCAAGCAACCAGTGAAGGGTGGACACTTTCTTCCATACACAAGGTAGCTGAGTTGGCATTCAGATGTCTTGCATTTCACAGGGATATGAGACCTTGTATGACTGAAGTGGCAACTGAGTTAGAGCAACTAAGGTTGAATAAATGGAActcttttgaagaaaataactCTATTATAGCTTCAATAGATCACTTGTCTTCTTGCTCTTCCTCCTCTTCTAGCGAAAGTGAGAAACCTTTGAGGAGCACCACCACACTGAAGGATGTTGGGCCTAAGGGTAAATCCCATCTTAAGCTTGAGACTGGGCCCATTTCTTTTAAGTCAGTTGAAAGGCCCAACAGTAGCTCACCAGTTTCGGTGCAAGACCCAGACCCATGGTTTAGTGAGCAGAGCTCTCCTTCAAATAGTTTCCCCAGTAAGTCATTTGATCGTGGATCTGTTTCATATGGTCAACAATCTAGTTTGTAG